The Canis aureus isolate CA01 chromosome X, VMU_Caureus_v.1.0, whole genome shotgun sequence region AGGTGGCCAACCAGCAGTCCCTTCCCTCTGGAgattggtgggggggaggggcagcaatgatttaagcctttaaaaagtttttgctttaaattctgtatcTATTTGAAGTTTCACCATGTATTTCAgacttctgctttttctttctttttaaagattgcaagATTGCAGTCAAatcatgcatctttttttttctttttttaaaaagattttatttatttattcatgagagacacacagagagaggcggggggagagacacaggcagagagagaagcaggctccacgcagggagcctgatgtgggactcgatcctgggactccaggatcaggccctgggctgaaggcagtcagtcgctaaaccactgagccacccaggcgtcccctctgctttttcttttaggGTATATGTAATATGTGGCTCCTTGAACAGGCTGTGGCTTCTCTCTAGTACTGGTTTGCATGGAAGTTAAGTCTACTTTCCCACCATCAGTCAGcaagtggatttttttccctatagcTTCCTCAATTATGTAGAAGGACATTGGAATGATAAGTGacccaggagagaggaggggtgggggtggggggaaggagagacGGAGAACACAAAACAGTAGAATATGAAGCTGCCTGCTTTAAGAAATTCCAATCAAATCTAACAAATGAGAGACATGTCTGCTGTTTCCTCCACCCTTGTGGTCATGGAAGAGCTGGGTGTGCTCTCTTCTAACTGGCAGGAGGAGACCCAAGCTCAGAATAAATTCACTTGAAGGAGGTTAGTTTGTTGGTCCACAGGGGAGAGTTAGCAGCCAGGGAATGCACCGAGAGGGCCCAGTCTCCGGGTGGCATCACTCAACCTTCCGCAGGTAGTGAAAACTCTGCACGGTCCTTTCTATGGCGTCATCCATGGTGACCAGCGGCCGGTAGCCCATGACCTTTCTGGCTCTCTCACAGCTGTAATAGTGGAACGTGCCAGCCAGTGCGACCCTCATTGGTGTGAAAGTGGGCTGCAGCTGGATGACAGGACTGAGAAGCATCACCAAGAGGGACACTAGGAGGGCCAGGTAGTAGGCCACCCAGTAGGGGATGTGGTACTTGGGGGCCTCATAGTTAAGGCCTGTCAGGATGCGGGACAGGAATGTCCAGAAAGGGATGGGTTCATCATTGGTGATGTGAAATGCCTGGAGAGAGAACAAGAAGTTAGAAAATGCTCCCCAGCTAGAGAGGTGGGCAAGTGATGCTTGGAACTTGGTGCTCAGGCACAGGGTGATGGTTCAGCCCAGGGCCAATATTTTGGGAAGCTAGCGGCCTCTTCCACCCAGTGTCTCCAATATGCAAAGGTCAGCCAGTGGCACAGATGCTTTTTTGATCTGGAGCTATGGGCAACCTTAAGGTGCAGACAGGAAAGGTGAGTTTTATCCATGGGCCAGCCAGGATTTTTAAGTGAAGCTTAGACTGCACTCTGGAAGGTACATTGGTTAATTTGACTTGATCATGTTAGTCATGGTAAAGCTCCTTATCTTCAGATGCAACGAACAGGTCACATGCCATTTCTCAAGTGTGTTGTGTTTTGGTCTAAACCAAAAGCCATACACCCACCCTACCCTCACCACCCTAAGCATCACAGGACTGGGAAAACAGCAGAGGTTCAGGAGAAAAATGAGACCCAAATAGGGGGTTCCAAAGGCAGTGGTGAGAAACCAGGAAGATGGGGGCCCTATGACCAAGAGGAGAGGTGAGAGGATCTAATGTGCTTCCTCCTCTCTGCATGACAGCTCACCTCCCCTGACATGTCCATCTTGCCCACTAGGTGCCAAATGCCGGGAGACTGAGATATATCCACCCCTCTGGACGGGGAGGGGCACGAACGTGGGTGGGCAAtgggggagagatggagagatttcCAGAATGACTGGGAGAATAAATGAGTAGCACGCACCCCCACCAAATATACATGGGACCCTGCTGAGAGCAGTCACATTCACAGTGGGTATCCACGTCATGTTACATGAATGCTTGGTCAATCCCAGCTTACTGGCTATGGACTTGGCCTGTCCCGATGCAGCCCTGCAATGTCACCACACTCCCGACCACAGGGGATCAACCTCAGACCAATGGGATCCTAAAGCAGATCAGCCAGGATGCAGGATCAAGAAGGCAATTTGCCAATGAATCCAATCACAGGGACATGCAATCCCAAGACGGGCAAACATGCatggggcaggagaagcaggtgccttaCCTTCCCACTCACGGCTGTGTCTTGGGACAGGTGTTCTGCAGCCAGGATGTGTCCGTGCACCACGTTCTCCACAAAGGTGAAGTCCACCAAATTCTCCCCGTTTCTGTGGGTATACCGGGCATGGTTCCACTGTTAAACATGTGCAGGGGCCAGGATTCCTGGGGCCCTCAGAGGCTCTGGGATATGTAAGggccaagcaaggagcctgagagCCCAGTGCCAACATGGATCATGTTTGCTCTAGGCTTCTATTTGAACAGCAACCCTTCGACTTCCCCTAGGACACTCTAGGCTAATGGCTTGCTTTGGCCCTGCACTTTCCCACCATCTCTTCCTAATCCCTCAAAGCAAGAAGTCAGGGTGGCAAGGAGGTGGCAagggaggagaaaataaagagagaaaaggggagaaagaaaggaaggaagcaaaggtgTACTGGGGAAAAAGCCACACTCTGTCACACACTCTGTCACCAACCACAAAGGCCTTGCCATCTATACTTTCCTTGAGAAGGAATGCAAACACCTCTACCTGCCTTCCCAGATCCAAGGAGAGTTGAAGGCCTGGCCCTTGACCCTGTGCCGTCTCCCCCCCCACTCCCCGAGCATGTATCCTCAACTTTCAAACAGGGACACAAATATTTTTCCAGGCTATGTGATGGTATACTATACTGAACagtgtcctccccaccccccaattcATGTCTCCTTGGAACTTTtggatgtgaccttatttggaaatacggtCTCCGAAGATATGATCTACAAGTTAAGCTGAGGCCATACTGGGACAGGttaggccctaaatccaatggctGGTATCTTCATAAGAGGGGAATTTGGATATGGACACACAGAAAGGATGCTCCCATGAGAGTGGAGACAGAGGTTAGAGTGACTTACCTACAAGCTAAGGAACATCAAAGACTGCTGGACACTACCAGAGCTGGGAGAAAGGCTTGAGCAGATTCTCCTTCATTTTCCAGAAAGAACTaacctctccctccccactgccaacaccttgatttcagacttctcacCTCCGAAACTGGGAAAGAATTAATTTCTATTGTCTTAAGCCCCtcagtttgtggtcatttgttgtGGCAGCCCCAGGACACCAACACAGAGGGCAGCAGAGCAGGTGCCATTAGAAAAGACCTAACCAAACAACACCGAGCCTTGTCAGGGGGTCAGGGAGAAGGCCAACTGTAGGCCAACTTACCCAATCATGAACTTCATCTTGCCTTTCCTGGCTGCTTCAATGAGGATGGGGACCAACTGGGGGTCCCTTGGGCCGAAGATGCCATGAGGGCGAATGGCCATGGTTAAGAAGTTCCGCTTGGGGTCATTGGCGTCCAAGACTGCCTATAAGAAAGCAGAAGGGGCATGTACACAGCACTGCTCACAGAGGACACAGAGGCTGCCCTCTGCTCTGCTATCATTTGGGGCTACTTCGGGAGCCCACCCACCCAAAGCACCCAAATTTGAAAACAGGACAGCTGGGTCAAAACCAGTGtgatcagggtgcctggctgcctcttaatctcaggattgtgaattcaaaccccacattgggcacggagcctactttaaaaacaaacaacaagagTATGATCAAAGAGAAAGGCCTGGACTTGGGTACAAAGACTAGAATGCACGAATGCAGCCAGAGGAAGATGAGCCATGGCAGCTATTCATGGAAGAGATCGGAGGGTTCCAGTTGCTGAGTTAGCCGTGAGCCTCCCACCCCTCCTGCCTTAAGCTCCATGTGCTCATTTCTACCACTCCTGATCTGTTCTGCTCAGTTTGGGGTACCACCTAGGAAGGGATTCTGATGAACCCAAATGGGCCAGGAAGAAGAGACCGAGAAGGTAAAGGGTCTGGGAGAAACAGGACAAGTCTTTAGATGTgttctgtgtggctcagtggacAAACGAGAACTTGAGGGCTTAGAATACTAACAGGTTGGGCCTCAAAAGTAACAAAACATCCCGAATGATTTATTATGTTAATGGGAAAAATGGGGACCGTTACAGTTCCTAGCTGGATGGGGCTGTGCGCTGACTGAGATGACTCACATCAACTGTTTCAGGAAGTATGTGTTTGATAAGTAGACTTATTGTATCACCTCATCTAGGATTTCCATTCTATGGTGGCAAAATTCTTGTGCACATTTTGGCCCCAGTTAGTTTAAGCTACTTGACTAACTTTATTACCAGTTGAGAGATCTGAAAGCCAACAGCGAGTTGCGTGCCAACAGTGGCTGACAGGGGGCTCCAGGGGGGTTACTGTTGCAGGCCTTTAGAGGCTTTGCTTACTCCCACTTGAGTGCCCAAAAGTTAATGAAAGTGAGGCCCCATGGCTGTCACCTGCAGCTGCCGAGCACAGGGGGTGGGAATCCCAGTGCCTTAGGTAAGAGTACACAGGGACCCGCAAAAGCCTCAGTGCTTCTTGGGCGAAGTCAGGTGGGAGCTCTGTGAGGCTCTCTGTGCTCCAAAGAGCAGGGTGCCAGAACCTGGAGACAGGACTCCTCCAGCTTACAAAAGGCCAGGCTTCCACGCCTGGACTGGGGAGGCCCTTGTGTCTTCCTGTACACGATTCCTGGGACTTTCTGACCTGGAGTAATAGCACACAGATGGGAGACAGCTGGCTCTCCGGCAGCTCAGGAACTCATGCCAATCCAGCACCAAGCTCGGGTTCGATATGTATTGGCTGTGAAATGCAACCTCAGTGGGCTTGACTGTGCAGTGAACACCTGGGAGAAGTAGACTCACAGCTTCCCCTGCTAAGGTAAGCTGCTGGTGGTCAACGAGCATCCATGGTCTGCAAGTGGGTATGTCCTTATGGTAATATTCTCCCTGGATGTTAGTCCTGGAGCTAGCTGCCATCAGGGTCCCTGGAACCCTGGAGTCCAAAGGCTTAGTGCCTGTTACTCAACCCAGCCTACTGTTAAAACCAGGTGCTCCCCGGCAAAGTTGGTCTGCCAAGTGGAAACCAGTACCTTGTCAAGtagttttccttaaaataaagcaagatcttgtcatgtttaatttaaataagGTAGGGGGGGCAAGAGTGCCACAAGGAAGGTGTGTTCAAATGAAAATACTTGTATGTTAAGTCCAAGTTCTGCCGGAGTGCTTGGGATCTTCATAAATCACCTCTGATTTCTGTGGCAACTGAGTAATGTTGCATGGCACAGAGGTTGAGTGCCGGCCCTGGAGCTAGACTGTGTGGGTTCAGCCACCTGCTAGTTGCACAGCCTCAGGAAGAAACTGAATCTCTGTGCATCTCTAACCTGGTGGTGATAATAGTACCCACCTTTGTGGGGTCATTGTGAAGTTTAAATGAGGCAGTTCCTAGGCAGTACTCAGAGCCGAGTCTGGTCACATTAAGCTAcagttattctttttaaaattgaatttcagcCACAATTTTACTTCCCAAGTTAGGTCGGCAAGCCTGAGAACACTAACTTTgtaaatgattttcttaaaaatctaaactCTCCAGATGTTCATGGCACTTGCTCGTCACTCAACCAGTTCTCAGGTACATACTCTCTCCTGTAAGATTTTTGTCTCCGTGTAATAGTCAATGGGTTTCATGGCATAAGGCAGGTCTTCAGTTCCATTCTTGATGTTGACGCCCTCAAAGATGACACTGGCACTGCTGGTTAAAATGAGTTTCtggcagaggagaaaggaaggttaaaaaaaatacaagtaagaAATGATCTTTATTAAAACAATCCGATGTTCATTCATGAAAGAAGATCAAATGGTGCCTGTTTGCAACACTCATACGCAAGGCACCGTATAAATGATTTATTGTGAGGCTTTGCTTTTCAGCCCTTCTTAAAATAATTCACAGATCACCATCTTTTGTAGCTACACGGATTCTGAGATGCATTCTATTTCATTCTAAAACAGtggatttcactttttttttctctcctatcaCTACCGAGAGGTGGAACAGACTTCCTTTATTTGTATTATCTCAGTATGGGAATGATTCCCCAAGGGAGGATAGTGCACAAACTATGAGGGAGATACCTGTCTGAAAAAGATGCCTCGTGATTCTGATACCAACCCTGGCAGGTCAGCACATGTCTGCAAGCACATGCGGCACATGCCGACTTGAAACATGCTGTTTGAAAGGAAATGCTTTCTTATGAGGGTCCTAGCTTCTAGCCCTCTGGTTAAAGGGAGCCCATCCAACATTGAACACCATTAGCTCGAACCGTATCTTTACCgcttttattcatcattttactagaagtcctagcaaGTGTGGTGGGTTAAGACACACAaggaataatttgaaaagaagaaataaaactatggcCATTCACAGATGCTAGAAATGTTGACATGGAAAACATTATGAACATATGGAATATACTACAGTTAGAGTTCAGCAGAACTGGTGAGgacaaaatcaacatgcaaaaatcaactGTGTCTGCATTagcaatttaaaatgtaatatgaaaGATACTATTTCAATAACCAAAAATTAAGTACATAgggataaactaaaaaaaaaaaaggatgtgaaaaACCTTTCTAAAGTAAAGGcactaaagagagagagattatgtgTTTATGGATACAAAGACTTAACAGTGGTAAGGTATTGATGCTTTCACAAATTACCTTTAAATCTGATGCAACTACAATAACAAATCCAACAAGAACTGGAcaatctgattctaaaatttatgtggatgAGCAAAGGGCTACGAATAGCCAAGTAAATTCTGAACAACATGATTGGAGGGTGACTTGTCCTAGCAGGTACTGAAATTCATCCTAAGGCTTGCTCAGTGAAGGAGGAGCTTGGTGGCATGGGGACAAGTGGGAGCCaagtgggggaaggacagagctGGGGACAGACCCATAGGAGGCAGCAGCACCTGAGATGTGCTGGCTGGCTGGGGCtctggttggggggtgggggtgtcgcATAATAAATGCTgctgaacaacagaaatttaactGCTACCTCAGatcatacacaaacataaattcCTGgcagattaaatatttaaatgcacaAAAGATCAGTTTAAACCTTTGGGGAAAAACCCCACATTAAACAATCttttgatttcagggttatgaaAGGTTTCCTAAATATAATAGGaaaagccattttcttttcttttttttatttgagagagagagaaagagagagagagggagggagggagggagggagggagcactagctagggggaggggcagaggcaaagggagaatcccaagcagactctctgctgagtgtggagcctgacgtggggctcgatcccatgacccggagatcacgacctgagctgaaatcaagagtcagttgctcaaccaactgagccacccaggtgccccatgaagaGCCACTTTCTCCACTGTAACACACTAAGCTATTGCACCACCTCAGTGAATATACTGGAGATTATATATAtgatggataaatctcaaaaacaatgctgggggagaaaaaagcaagttgcaggaAGATATACTCAATATACCATTTCTATAAAGTTTTTCACATGCAAACCGATAACTTATATTGGCTGTACATGGAGCGAATGGCGGTGATAAACCCGAATTCAGAACACTGATTCCCTATGGATAGCAAAGGCCTTGAGAATGGATACCCACGAACTTCAACTCTACTGGTAATGTTACCTAAACGGTGTGAAGATTATATTGGTGCTATGTAATTCTTGAATCTTTTCTGGATAACTAGCCTATTCCATTTAACAAACAGCAGCAATGCAATTGACAGAGCTCTAGTTATACAAGCACGTTATAGACTAAGGAGTCTGGGATTTGACATCAGAGAATTCGATTTGAATCCcacctctttctttcatttattagcAAAGAGATATTACTTAGCCTCCCAAATCTGCTTCTGTCACCTGTCAAGTGATATTTGTAGCTCCTGATTACCTATGGAGAAGCAAATCAGGTGACAACCATGAGGCAAAGTGTCTTGTCATTTGCAAAGCATAAGGGGTCGCTATTACATAATCCCTCCTTTCCAGGGCACTGAGCCCCGAAGCTGGTGAGGAATGAGTGCTGATGATGCTGGGTGATCCCGAGAACCCAGCTTTATAACAGAGCAGCAAG contains the following coding sequences:
- the NSDHL gene encoding sterol-4-alpha-carboxylate 3-dehydrogenase, decarboxylating, with translation MEQAFGEPMRDQVTRTHLTEGLPNASKCTVIGGSGFLGQHMVEQLLARGYTVNVFDMRQGFDNPRVQFFLGDLCSQQDLYPALKGVSTVFHCASPPPSSNNKELFYRVNYIGTKNVIETCKEAGVQKLILTSSASVIFEGVNIKNGTEDLPYAMKPIDYYTETKILQERAVLDANDPKRNFLTMAIRPHGIFGPRDPQLVPILIEAARKGKMKFMIGNGENLVDFTFVENVVHGHILAAEHLSQDTAVSGKAFHITNDEPIPFWTFLSRILTGLNYEAPKYHIPYWVAYYLALLVSLLVMLLSPVIQLQPTFTPMRVALAGTFHYYSCERARKVMGYRPLVTMDDAIERTVQSFHYLRKVE